In Pseudofrankia saprophytica, one genomic interval encodes:
- a CDS encoding acyl-CoA dehydrogenase family protein has product MKGGEHLTAVGRSSSSVSADVWIGLEVVRYTNLRMIGTLTRTGDLGSESSVSKLQWATWHQRLGELSMQLLGPSAEIVGDGYALDGFQRGFLNSRAETIYGGANEIQRTILAERVLALPKEPA; this is encoded by the coding sequence TTGAAAGGGGGCGAGCACCTGACGGCCGTGGGCCGCAGCTCGTCCTCGGTCAGCGCGGACGTCTGGATCGGCCTCGAGGTGGTCCGCTACACCAACCTGCGGATGATCGGCACGCTCACTCGGACGGGCGACCTCGGCTCCGAGTCGTCCGTCTCCAAGCTGCAGTGGGCCACCTGGCATCAGCGGCTCGGCGAGCTCTCGATGCAGTTGCTCGGCCCGTCGGCGGAGATCGTCGGCGACGGCTACGCCCTCGACGGCTTCCAGCGAGGCTTCCTCAACAGCCGTGCCGAGACCATCTACGGCGGTGCCAACGAGATCCAGCGCACCATCCTCGCCGAACGCGTCCTCGCCCTCCCCAAGGAACCCGCCTGA
- a CDS encoding TetR family transcriptional regulator encodes MVDDPAGSRLVDRQRRFAESQIEDAAMALFVERGFDAVTVQEIAEAAGTSSRTFFRYFPTKVDVVRGFHRRLLDRLIRAALARPADEDGVRALRAAFLRTAEMGPAQVERVLRIGQVLTGSAGAAARDIAYETRCADELATFVGSRLPGEAEGGVTSRVVAVSMLATAQAVFASWLAAHGERSLTTLLTEAFDVLDAGFGSTRHPSAAASRRPL; translated from the coding sequence GTGGTCGACGATCCGGCCGGCTCCAGGCTCGTCGACCGGCAGCGCCGCTTCGCGGAGAGCCAGATCGAGGACGCCGCGATGGCGCTCTTCGTCGAGCGCGGCTTCGACGCGGTGACCGTCCAGGAGATCGCGGAAGCGGCGGGGACGTCGTCGCGGACCTTCTTCCGCTACTTCCCGACGAAGGTGGACGTCGTCCGTGGCTTCCACCGTCGGCTGCTGGACCGGCTGATCCGCGCCGCCCTGGCGCGTCCGGCCGACGAGGACGGGGTGCGCGCGCTGCGGGCGGCCTTCCTGCGGACCGCTGAGATGGGCCCGGCCCAGGTCGAGCGTGTGCTGCGGATCGGCCAGGTTCTCACCGGCAGCGCCGGCGCCGCCGCCCGTGACATCGCCTACGAGACCCGCTGCGCCGATGAGCTTGCCACGTTCGTCGGGAGCCGTCTGCCCGGCGAGGCCGAGGGCGGGGTGACGTCCCGGGTCGTGGCGGTCAGCATGCTGGCCACCGCGCAGGCCGTCTTCGCCAGCTGGCTCGCGGCACACGGTGAGCGGAGCCTGACCACGCTGCTGACCGAGGCGTTCGACGTCCTCGACGCCGGGTTCGGATCGACGCGCCACCCCAGCGCGGCCGCGTCGCGACGGCCCCTGTAG
- a CDS encoding acyl-CoA dehydrogenase family protein: MNFAFSEEHDQLRQMVRDLLGDASPETEVRRLMETETGFDPAVWAQLGELGLLGLAVPEEFGGAGYGFVEIGIVLEEAGRALLCAPYLSSVVLATSAVLLADDDAAKKDYLPGLASGSLRGTLALTEDSGRWDEGGVTTSARPRDGGWSLSGSKTYVLDGHTADLIVVAARTGAGVSLFTVAGDAPGLRRQALPTMDMTRRQARLDFDETPARLLGAEGAGWPVLSRVLDLAAVGLAAEQVGGAARVLEMAVDYAKVRVQFGRPIGSFQAIKHKCADMLVDLESARSAAYYGLWAAGELNEELPAVACVAKTFCSDAYFRCAGENIQIHGGIGFTWEHPAHLYFKRAKSSQLLFGDPTYHRELLAQRVGI; this comes from the coding sequence GTGAACTTCGCGTTCAGCGAGGAGCATGACCAGCTGCGCCAGATGGTCCGTGACCTGCTGGGCGACGCCTCGCCGGAGACCGAGGTCCGCCGCCTGATGGAGACCGAGACCGGATTCGACCCGGCCGTCTGGGCGCAGCTCGGCGAGCTCGGCCTGCTCGGCCTCGCCGTGCCGGAGGAGTTCGGCGGCGCGGGCTACGGCTTCGTCGAGATCGGCATCGTGCTGGAGGAGGCCGGCCGGGCACTGCTGTGCGCGCCTTACCTGTCCAGCGTGGTGCTGGCGACCTCGGCGGTGCTGCTCGCCGACGACGACGCCGCGAAGAAGGACTACCTGCCAGGCCTGGCCTCGGGCTCCCTGCGTGGCACCCTGGCGCTCACCGAGGACTCGGGCCGCTGGGACGAGGGCGGCGTCACGACGTCCGCACGTCCCCGCGACGGCGGCTGGTCGCTGTCCGGGTCCAAGACCTACGTCCTGGACGGCCACACCGCCGACCTCATCGTCGTCGCCGCCCGGACCGGTGCTGGCGTCAGCCTGTTCACCGTGGCCGGCGACGCGCCGGGCCTGCGCCGCCAGGCGCTGCCCACGATGGACATGACCCGCAGGCAGGCGCGGCTCGATTTCGACGAGACGCCGGCGCGGCTGCTCGGCGCCGAGGGCGCCGGCTGGCCGGTGCTGTCACGGGTTCTCGACCTCGCCGCCGTGGGGCTGGCCGCGGAGCAGGTCGGCGGCGCCGCCCGGGTACTGGAGATGGCCGTCGACTACGCGAAGGTCCGCGTTCAGTTCGGCCGCCCGATCGGCTCGTTCCAGGCCATCAAGCACAAGTGCGCCGACATGCTCGTCGATCTCGAGTCTGCCCGGTCGGCGGCCTACTACGGCCTGTGGGCCGCCGGCGAGCTGAACGAGGAGCTTCCCGCCGTCGCCTGCGTCGCAAAGACCTTCTGCTCCGACGCCTACTTCCGCTGCGCGGGTGAGAACATCCAGATCCACGGCGGCATCGGTTTCACCTGGGAGCACCCCGCCCACCTGTACTTCAAACGGGCGAAGAGCTCCCAGTTGCTGTTCGGCGACCCGACCTACCACCGGGAGCTGTTGGCCCAGCGGGTCGGCATCTAG
- a CDS encoding CaiB/BaiF CoA-transferase family protein, whose translation MLGAIVMEANPAPAALDGWFRPLARVRVLDTGRWVAAPWCAQVLSWLGADVSRLEPPGGDPLLALADGPVSSARCLYDDANRGKRVRTARTPQEYAESLRAGAAAADVLVDDHTPAELAALGVDLAELTRRYPALVVVSVTGHGLTGATADRPACELTAYHAGGEGATLPSENVYRLFPDRPPVRAGRFLADHDAGLTAAVGALAALVGRRRRGTGDVVEVAGDQVERGLNRTTLSRAWFEGRDYDRTYRGYDYAGALRCLDGWVAIRPVEERHWRSFCQVLGRPDLAGDPRFADRGRRYDNATALTGELESWTSTVTRDAVRRVLLEAGCPGGPFLEPAELAADPAIASRHLLGPVAGGGVAPVRSFLVRPVEKRFAGAETQATPPAPAVSRAADPRALAAGQLPLSGLRVVDLTWVAAGPYATELLAFLGADVVRVESPTAPDLFRRDMANAGADLDSSIRFMDLNQAKSSVLADLKSPAGRERVLRLVEAADVLVENYRPGVRDRLGLGDEVLHARRPDLVVLSLSGFGTDALDADRPGYASVFNAEGGLGAMTGYPDAPPSDIRDTNDLRAGTNGALGILAGLLHAWDGGGGVTVDAAARDALVVLQGHLVLAASRGGRPLRAGNTVDFAAPYDCFPTLDRRWVAVGVRTDDEWAALAGLLGPAAAEPALRTSRARVARRAEVDALVAAYTSRHDAASLVARMAAAAVPAGLSAAASDLAADHGLVARGALRLVEHPRLGRLTLVGSPFRLLSCPDPDYPRPPLLGEHTEKIEQRWGVTSRVAAP comes from the coding sequence ATGTTGGGGGCTATCGTGATGGAGGCGAATCCGGCTCCAGCGGCGCTCGACGGGTGGTTCCGGCCACTGGCCCGCGTCCGGGTGCTCGACACCGGCCGTTGGGTAGCGGCGCCGTGGTGCGCGCAGGTGTTGTCCTGGCTGGGCGCGGACGTGTCGCGGCTCGAACCGCCGGGCGGCGACCCGCTGCTGGCCCTCGCCGACGGCCCGGTGTCCTCGGCGCGCTGCCTGTACGACGACGCCAACCGCGGCAAGCGCGTCCGCACGGCGCGTACCCCGCAGGAGTACGCGGAGTCGCTGCGGGCGGGCGCCGCCGCCGCCGACGTGCTCGTCGACGACCACACCCCGGCCGAGCTCGCCGCGCTCGGCGTCGACCTGGCCGAGCTGACCCGGCGGTACCCGGCGCTGGTGGTCGTCTCGGTCACCGGCCATGGCCTTACCGGCGCCACCGCGGATCGTCCGGCCTGCGAGCTGACCGCCTACCACGCCGGCGGCGAGGGCGCGACGCTGCCGAGCGAGAACGTCTACCGGCTGTTCCCCGACCGTCCGCCGGTTCGGGCCGGCCGCTTCCTCGCCGACCACGACGCGGGTCTCACCGCCGCGGTCGGCGCTCTCGCCGCCCTCGTCGGCCGGCGGCGCCGAGGCACCGGCGACGTCGTCGAGGTCGCCGGCGACCAGGTCGAGCGAGGCCTCAACCGCACGACGCTGTCCCGGGCCTGGTTCGAGGGCCGCGACTACGACCGGACCTACCGTGGCTACGACTACGCCGGCGCGCTGCGCTGCCTCGACGGCTGGGTCGCGATCCGCCCGGTCGAGGAGCGGCACTGGCGTTCCTTCTGCCAGGTCCTCGGCCGGCCCGACCTGGCCGGCGACCCGCGGTTCGCCGACCGTGGCCGCCGCTACGACAACGCCACAGCGCTCACCGGGGAGCTGGAGTCGTGGACGTCGACGGTGACCCGCGACGCGGTCCGGCGCGTCCTGCTGGAAGCCGGCTGTCCCGGCGGCCCGTTCCTCGAGCCCGCCGAGCTCGCCGCCGACCCGGCGATCGCCTCCCGTCACCTGCTCGGGCCGGTCGCCGGCGGCGGGGTGGCGCCCGTGCGGTCCTTCCTCGTCCGGCCCGTTGAAAAGCGGTTCGCCGGGGCGGAGACGCAGGCCACCCCACCTGCGCCGGCGGTCTCGCGGGCGGCGGACCCGCGGGCGCTGGCGGCCGGGCAGCTGCCGCTGAGCGGGCTGCGGGTCGTCGACCTGACCTGGGTCGCCGCCGGTCCGTACGCCACCGAGTTGCTGGCGTTCCTCGGCGCCGACGTCGTACGGGTCGAGTCCCCGACGGCACCGGACCTGTTCCGTCGGGACATGGCCAACGCGGGAGCCGATCTCGACTCGTCGATCCGGTTCATGGACCTCAACCAGGCCAAGAGCTCGGTGCTCGCCGACCTCAAGTCGCCCGCTGGCCGGGAGCGCGTTCTGCGTCTCGTCGAGGCGGCCGACGTGCTGGTCGAGAACTACCGGCCGGGCGTGCGCGACCGGCTCGGCCTGGGCGACGAGGTGCTGCACGCCCGCCGGCCCGACCTGGTCGTCCTGTCACTGTCCGGCTTCGGCACGGACGCTCTGGACGCCGACCGGCCGGGCTACGCCTCCGTGTTCAACGCCGAGGGCGGCCTCGGCGCCATGACCGGGTATCCGGACGCACCACCATCGGACATTCGCGACACCAACGACCTGCGCGCGGGCACCAACGGTGCGCTCGGCATCCTCGCCGGCCTGCTGCACGCCTGGGACGGCGGCGGTGGGGTCACCGTCGACGCGGCGGCCCGAGACGCACTGGTCGTGCTGCAGGGTCACCTGGTACTGGCGGCCTCCCGGGGCGGCCGCCCGCTGCGCGCCGGCAACACGGTCGACTTCGCCGCCCCCTACGACTGCTTCCCGACGCTGGACCGCAGGTGGGTGGCGGTGGGTGTCCGCACCGACGACGAATGGGCCGCCCTCGCGGGCCTGCTCGGCCCGGCCGCGGCCGAACCGGCCCTGCGCACGTCGAGAGCCCGCGTGGCGCGCAGGGCCGAGGTCGACGCCCTGGTCGCCGCCTACACCAGCCGCCACGACGCGGCGTCGCTCGTCGCCCGGATGGCGGCGGCCGCGGTGCCGGCGGGCCTGTCAGCGGCCGCGAGCGACCTTGCCGCGGACCACGGTCTCGTGGCCCGAGGCGCGCTGCGCCTGGTCGAGCACCCGCGGCTGGGCCGGCTCACCCTGGTCGGTTCGCCGTTCCGGCTGCTCTCCTGCCCGGACCCCGACTACCCGCGGCCGCCGCTGCTCGGTGAGCACACGGAGAAGATCGAGCAGCGGTGGGGCGTCACGTCCCGGGTCGCGGCCCCCTGA
- a CDS encoding SDR family NAD(P)-dependent oxidoreductase, which produces MGMLDGRVAIVTGGGRGLGRAHCLALAAAGATVVVNDLGAGLHGEETPESPAQEVAAEISAGGGRAVADHGSVVDWAATEALVERTVKEFGRLDVVVNNAGIIRDRMLFATTEADFDAVIAVHLKGSFALTRHACAYWRATAKRGEPVSGRIINTTSGTGLFGTVGQANYGAAKAGIVSLTTIAAMEMRRYGVTANAISPLAATRMTAGIALGAEAADGGFDPRAPENASGVVVYLASEAAAWVTGQVFRVDGNRVQRLRGWAVAGEYVGTAGGAVSAQELVDGLPPVLGVAPTGRVALA; this is translated from the coding sequence GTGGGCATGCTCGACGGCAGGGTGGCGATCGTGACCGGCGGCGGGCGCGGCCTCGGCCGGGCGCACTGCCTGGCACTGGCGGCGGCCGGCGCGACGGTCGTGGTCAACGACCTCGGGGCCGGCCTGCACGGCGAGGAGACACCTGAGTCCCCGGCCCAGGAGGTCGCCGCCGAGATCTCCGCGGGCGGCGGGCGAGCTGTCGCCGATCACGGCTCGGTCGTCGACTGGGCCGCGACCGAGGCGCTGGTCGAGCGCACCGTCAAGGAGTTCGGCCGCCTCGACGTCGTCGTCAACAACGCCGGCATCATCCGCGACCGGATGCTGTTCGCGACGACCGAGGCCGACTTCGACGCTGTCATCGCGGTCCACCTCAAGGGCTCGTTCGCGCTCACCCGGCACGCCTGCGCCTACTGGCGGGCCACCGCCAAGCGGGGCGAGCCGGTCAGCGGCCGGATCATCAACACCACCTCCGGCACCGGCCTGTTCGGCACGGTCGGCCAGGCCAACTACGGCGCGGCCAAGGCCGGCATCGTCAGCCTCACCACCATCGCCGCGATGGAGATGCGCCGCTACGGCGTCACGGCCAACGCGATCTCCCCGCTGGCCGCGACCCGGATGACCGCCGGCATCGCGCTCGGCGCCGAGGCGGCGGACGGCGGCTTCGACCCGCGCGCCCCGGAGAACGCCTCCGGCGTCGTCGTCTACCTCGCCTCGGAGGCCGCGGCCTGGGTCACCGGCCAGGTGTTCCGCGTCGACGGCAACCGGGTGCAGCGCCTGCGCGGCTGGGCCGTCGCCGGCGAGTACGTCGGCACCGCGGGCGGCGCGGTGAGCGCGCAGGAGCTGGTCGACGGGCTGCCGCCCGTTCTCGGCGTCGCCCCGACGGGGCGGGTCGCGCTCGCGTGA
- a CDS encoding PIN domain-containing protein has protein sequence MTFTVVYDANVLYPNTLRDLLIRIAQSGLVQAKWTSQILDEMVTALRRNRPDIPPTRLDRLRDLMNAAVRDALVSGHEPLIDGLKLPDPDDRHVLAAAVKTGAQVIVTRNLKHFPATDLEPWNIDAQSPDTFVLNQIGVKGRAVAASVRQIADSRTNPPESIDDVLDQLERDGLVESVAALRTV, from the coding sequence ATGACCTTCACGGTGGTCTACGACGCCAATGTGCTCTACCCGAACACGTTGCGCGACCTGCTGATCAGAATCGCCCAGTCGGGCCTGGTCCAGGCCAAGTGGACCAGCCAGATCCTCGACGAGATGGTCACCGCGCTCCGCCGCAACCGGCCTGACATTCCGCCCACGCGCCTCGACCGTCTCCGTGACCTCATGAACGCAGCTGTCCGAGACGCTCTGGTGTCCGGCCACGAGCCGCTGATCGACGGGCTTAAACTCCCGGATCCTGACGACCGGCATGTCCTCGCCGCGGCGGTCAAGACCGGCGCCCAGGTCATCGTCACCCGCAACCTGAAGCACTTCCCCGCCACCGACCTGGAACCGTGGAACATCGACGCCCAGTCGCCCGACACCTTCGTGCTGAACCAGATCGGCGTCAAGGGGCGCGCAGTCGCCGCATCCGTCCGTCAGATCGCCGATTCTCGGACCAACCCACCGGAGTCCATCGACGACGTCCTCGACCAGCTGGAACGCGACGGCCTCGTGGAATCAGTCGCCGCGCTCCGAACGGTATAG
- a CDS encoding FadR/GntR family transcriptional regulator, producing MPNPSRVRAPKAGELIAGQLRQQIIRGTLEPGAVLPSETVLSTQFGVSKPTMREAFRILEAERLIEVRRGANGGARVQVPDTAAASRYAGAILQHRRATLTDVYAVRALLESKAAGMLAGARRDAAVARLEELLGTEAAALGAGQDDEFLAADEAFHLGVVELTGSDTLSLLVQMLYNIVEAAVASSSEVHRRKADSEAQRARTHRSHVRLVEILKDGGEPAEVEAYWNRHLTTVAAFLLEDLPAETALDLLLT from the coding sequence GTGCCGAATCCCAGCCGAGTCCGGGCTCCCAAGGCCGGCGAGCTCATCGCGGGCCAGCTGCGACAGCAGATCATCCGCGGCACCCTGGAACCTGGCGCGGTGCTGCCGAGCGAGACCGTCCTGTCGACCCAGTTCGGGGTGTCGAAGCCGACGATGCGTGAGGCGTTCCGGATCCTGGAGGCCGAACGGCTCATCGAGGTCCGCAGGGGCGCCAACGGCGGGGCGCGGGTACAGGTGCCGGACACGGCGGCGGCCTCCCGCTATGCCGGGGCGATCCTGCAGCACCGGCGGGCCACGCTCACCGACGTGTACGCGGTCCGCGCGCTGCTGGAGTCCAAGGCGGCCGGCATGCTGGCCGGCGCGCGTCGGGACGCGGCCGTGGCGCGGCTCGAGGAGCTGCTCGGCACGGAGGCGGCGGCGCTGGGCGCCGGCCAGGACGACGAGTTCCTCGCCGCCGACGAGGCGTTCCACCTGGGCGTCGTCGAGCTGACTGGCAGCGACACGCTCAGCCTGCTGGTCCAGATGCTCTACAACATCGTCGAGGCGGCGGTCGCGTCGTCGAGCGAGGTCCACCGGCGCAAGGCCGACTCGGAGGCGCAACGGGCGCGGACGCACCGCAGCCACGTCCGGCTCGTCGAGATCCTCAAGGACGGCGGCGAGCCGGCCGAGGTCGAGGCCTACTGGAACCGCCACCTGACGACGGTGGCCGCGTTCCTGCTGGAGGACCTGCCCGCCGAGACGGCGCTCGACCTGCTGCTGACCTGA
- a CDS encoding acyl-CoA dehydrogenase family protein: protein MDMNDGPADAEFRAEVRAWLADHLVGEFADHRGVGGPTDDEHWDLRLAWERQLADARLLNISWPEEYGGRGGTVEQEIIFLQEHAAAAAPYWVGVQGRDLFGPTLLRHGTPAQKARFLPAITRAEQFWGQGFSEPGAGSDLAGLRTRAVRDGDEWVIDGQKIWTTFGDTADWLYVLCRTNPDAPKHRGISMLLVPADQPGVDIRPIRNIVGSREFCEVFLTGARTAADLVVGEVDGGWKVAMGTVGAERLLTTLPYQYMFARELRSLVDVLRDRGRTADPLVRQRLADAWIGLEVVRYTNLRMIGTLTRTGDLGSESSVSKLQWATWHQRLGELSMRLLGPSAEIVGDGYALDGFQRGFLNSRAETIYGGANEIQRTILAERVLALPKEAT, encoded by the coding sequence ATGGACATGAACGACGGCCCGGCGGACGCGGAGTTCCGGGCCGAGGTGCGCGCCTGGCTCGCCGACCACCTGGTCGGCGAGTTCGCCGACCATCGCGGCGTCGGCGGCCCGACCGACGACGAGCACTGGGACCTGCGGCTGGCCTGGGAGCGCCAGCTGGCCGACGCCCGGCTGCTCAACATCAGCTGGCCCGAGGAGTACGGCGGCCGCGGCGGCACCGTCGAGCAGGAGATCATCTTCCTGCAGGAGCACGCGGCCGCGGCCGCGCCGTACTGGGTCGGCGTCCAGGGCCGGGACCTGTTCGGCCCGACGCTGCTGCGCCACGGCACCCCCGCCCAGAAGGCCCGCTTCCTGCCCGCGATCACCCGGGCCGAACAGTTCTGGGGCCAGGGCTTCTCCGAGCCCGGCGCCGGCTCCGACCTCGCCGGGCTGCGCACCCGCGCCGTCCGCGACGGCGACGAGTGGGTGATCGACGGGCAGAAGATCTGGACGACCTTCGGCGACACCGCCGACTGGCTCTACGTGCTGTGCCGGACCAACCCGGACGCCCCGAAGCACCGCGGTATCTCGATGCTGCTGGTCCCCGCCGACCAGCCCGGCGTCGACATCCGGCCGATCCGCAACATCGTCGGCAGCCGGGAGTTCTGCGAGGTGTTCCTCACCGGCGCGCGGACCGCCGCCGACCTGGTGGTCGGCGAGGTCGACGGCGGCTGGAAGGTCGCGATGGGCACCGTCGGCGCGGAACGGTTGCTCACCACGCTGCCATACCAGTACATGTTCGCCCGCGAGCTGCGCTCGCTCGTCGACGTGCTGCGCGACCGTGGCCGCACCGCCGACCCGCTCGTCCGCCAGCGGCTCGCGGACGCCTGGATCGGCCTCGAGGTGGTCCGCTACACCAACCTGCGGATGATCGGCACGCTCACTCGGACGGGCGACCTCGGCTCCGAGTCGTCTGTCTCCAAGCTGCAGTGGGCCACCTGGCATCAGCGGCTCGGCGAGCTCTCGATGCGGCTGCTCGGCCCGTCGGCGGAGATCGTCGGCGACGGCTACGCCCTCGACGGCTTCCAGCGAGGCTTCCTCAACAGCCGTGCCGAGACCATCTACGGCGGTGCCAACGAGATCCAGCGCACCATCCTCGCCGAACGCGTCCTCGCCCTCCCCAAGGAAGCCACCTGA
- a CDS encoding excisionase family DNA-binding protein encodes MPGQVDGAARQQGAERELALRAARRIGEYLTTHPGEGPVTINGELAGDDALVVPREAAVLLAKILSFLANGEGVHVIPDSAELTTQQAAEFLNVSRPYLIKLLESGEIPFRLVGTHRRVRFQDLRAYKSRDDLARRRAADELTQLTQELGLY; translated from the coding sequence ATGCCCGGCCAGGTTGACGGCGCGGCCAGGCAGCAGGGCGCCGAGAGAGAGCTTGCCCTGCGGGCGGCGCGACGCATCGGCGAGTACCTGACGACTCACCCCGGCGAGGGCCCGGTCACGATCAACGGTGAGCTCGCGGGTGACGACGCGCTGGTTGTCCCACGCGAAGCGGCCGTCCTGCTCGCGAAGATCCTCAGTTTTCTCGCCAACGGCGAGGGCGTCCATGTGATCCCCGACTCCGCCGAGCTGACGACACAGCAGGCCGCCGAGTTCCTCAACGTCTCCCGCCCCTACCTGATCAAACTCCTGGAATCCGGCGAGATCCCGTTCCGACTGGTCGGCACCCACCGCCGAGTCAGGTTCCAGGACCTGCGCGCCTACAAGAGCCGTGACGACCTGGCCCGGCGGCGCGCAGCCGATGAACTGACCCAGCTGACCCAGGAACTGGGGTTGTACTGA